Proteins encoded within one genomic window of Alteribacter populi:
- a CDS encoding chemotaxis protein CheX: protein MNVKHVNAVCRATKGILATHFGIEVNHQSPKAGQATIPSNDVSVVLGVNGEVNGQIICSIDQKTAKNIVGVMMGGMTIQTLDEMGWSAIQEFGNWVAGSTATELSKENCIIDVTPPMVNDGKSHYRTNDMFLTVPLDSSLGMIDVHISLKEKAS from the coding sequence AAACATGTGAATGCGGTATGTCGTGCAACAAAAGGAATTTTAGCCACTCACTTTGGAATTGAGGTCAATCACCAAAGCCCGAAAGCAGGGCAGGCCACCATTCCGTCTAATGACGTTTCTGTTGTATTAGGCGTTAACGGCGAAGTGAATGGGCAAATCATCTGTTCGATAGATCAAAAAACAGCAAAGAACATCGTTGGAGTTATGATGGGCGGAATGACAATTCAAACGCTAGATGAGATGGGATGGAGTGCGATTCAAGAATTCGGAAACTGGGTTGCAGGTTCAACTGCTACTGAGCTTTCTAAAGAGAACTGTATCATAGACGTGACTCCTCCAATGGTCAATGATGGAAAATCCCATTATCGAACGAATGATATGTTCCTGACCGTTCCATTAGATAGTTCACTAGGGATGATTGACGTTCATATCTCATTAAAAGAAAAGGCAAGTTAA
- a CDS encoding bifunctional GNAT family N-acetyltransferase/carbon-nitrogen hydrolase family protein produces the protein MAPLDISKFEKKLIIRNIEERDIDKIIQLSKLCFPNMEAWKREQLKSHLDVFQEGQFCVEYDGEIIGSCSSLVINFDEYDDQHTWDEITDEGFITNHDSEGYNLYGIEIMVDPSYRRMKIGRRLYEARKDLARKLNLKSIIIGGRIPNYSEHASDMTPREFVEEVMRHNVYDPVLTFQVMNGFTLKRINRNYLKDDKASMKYATLMEWNNVDYQPTTKRHFKTSFPVRICVIQYMMKKINSFEEFAQQCEYYADVGASYSSDFVVFPEIFTTQLLSFIEEKSPSRAIRRLAEFTEDYIQVFTDLAVKYNVNIIGGSHFVEEEGDIYNIAYLFRRDGTIEKQYKIHITPNERKFWGIRGGDKVEVFDTDCGKIAIQICYDIEFPELGRIATEKGANIIFTPFCTDERQGYLRIRYCAQARAVENQIYTVISGTVGNLTHVENMDIQYAQSGIFTPSDFAFPRDGIVGECHPNIETVVVGDVDTELIRRSRKSGNVTQWKDRRKDLYDIKYDC, from the coding sequence ATGGCACCTTTAGATATCTCGAAATTTGAAAAAAAACTCATCATTCGAAATATTGAAGAGCGCGATATAGATAAAATTATTCAGTTATCAAAACTGTGTTTTCCAAATATGGAAGCATGGAAGCGTGAACAGTTAAAAAGTCACTTAGACGTATTCCAGGAAGGACAGTTTTGTGTCGAGTATGACGGTGAAATTATCGGATCTTGCTCGAGCTTGGTCATTAATTTTGATGAATACGACGATCAGCATACGTGGGATGAAATTACAGATGAAGGTTTTATAACAAACCACGATTCGGAGGGTTACAATCTTTATGGTATCGAAATCATGGTAGACCCTTCCTACCGCCGGATGAAGATCGGACGAAGACTGTACGAGGCACGAAAAGATTTGGCTCGGAAGTTGAACTTGAAGAGTATCATAATCGGTGGACGAATTCCAAATTACAGTGAGCATGCTAGCGACATGACACCGAGGGAGTTCGTAGAAGAGGTTATGCGCCACAATGTCTATGACCCGGTGCTGACTTTTCAAGTTATGAACGGCTTTACTTTAAAACGTATTAATCGTAACTATTTAAAAGACGATAAAGCATCGATGAAGTATGCAACACTCATGGAGTGGAATAACGTTGACTACCAGCCGACAACGAAGCGGCATTTTAAAACGTCATTTCCGGTTCGCATTTGTGTGATTCAGTACATGATGAAAAAAATCAATTCATTTGAGGAATTTGCTCAACAGTGCGAATACTATGCAGATGTTGGGGCGAGCTACAGCTCAGACTTTGTTGTCTTTCCAGAAATTTTTACTACACAGCTCTTATCGTTTATTGAAGAAAAAAGTCCGAGCCGTGCGATTCGCCGTTTAGCCGAGTTCACCGAAGATTACATCCAGGTGTTTACTGATCTTGCTGTTAAATACAATGTTAACATTATCGGCGGCTCCCATTTTGTCGAAGAAGAAGGTGATATTTATAATATTGCCTATTTGTTCCGAAGAGACGGGACAATCGAAAAGCAATATAAAATTCATATTACCCCAAATGAGCGCAAGTTTTGGGGGATACGTGGCGGAGATAAAGTCGAAGTGTTTGATACCGACTGTGGTAAAATTGCAATTCAAATTTGTTATGATATTGAATTTCCTGAGCTTGGGCGCATCGCTACTGAAAAAGGTGCGAATATTATTTTCACTCCTTTCTGTACGGATGAACGTCAAGGCTACCTCCGCATTCGCTACTGTGCTCAGGCAAGAGCCGTGGAAAACCAAATTTACACAGTCATCAGTGGTACAGTGGGTAATTTGACACACGTAGAAAACATGGACATCCAATATGCCCAGTCAGGTATCTTCACACCATCGGACTTTGCATTCCCCCGGGACGGGATCGTTGGCGAGTGTCATCCGAATATTGAAACCGTTGTTGTTGGCGATGTTGATACAGAGCTTATCCGCCGCTCACGAAAGTCTGGAAACGTAACGCAATGGAAAGACCGTCGCAAAGACTTGTACGACATTAAATATGATTGTTAA
- a CDS encoding glycerol-3-phosphate responsive antiterminator has product MKTNKQTLFPAIRQLKDFDWVLDSPYETIILLESHVGQLRSLVRTAKQANKKLFIHADLVHGLKSDDYGADFLCQDIKIDGLISTRKNMVLKAKKQGISAIQRMFLLDSLALETSFHKIEQTGPDYIEVLPGVVPHMIREIADRTQVPIIAGGLIRTVDDFKTALQAGASAVTTSNKDIWKHNLLSG; this is encoded by the coding sequence ATGAAAACGAATAAGCAAACACTTTTCCCAGCAATTCGCCAGTTAAAGGATTTTGATTGGGTATTGGATAGTCCTTATGAGACAATCATTTTGCTGGAGAGCCACGTCGGTCAATTACGAAGCCTCGTTAGAACGGCAAAACAAGCAAACAAGAAGCTTTTTATTCATGCGGATTTAGTTCATGGCTTGAAGAGTGATGATTATGGAGCTGATTTTTTATGTCAGGACATAAAAATAGATGGGCTGATTTCGACACGAAAGAACATGGTGTTAAAGGCAAAAAAACAAGGGATTTCAGCTATACAACGAATGTTTTTGCTCGATTCACTGGCACTTGAGACGAGCTTCCACAAAATTGAACAGACTGGACCTGATTATATTGAAGTGTTGCCCGGTGTTGTCCCTCACATGATTAGGGAAATTGCCGATCGAACACAAGTACCCATTATTGCAGGAGGACTCATTCGAACCGTTGACGACTTCAAAACAGCTCTTCAAGCAGGGGCATCTGCTGTAACGACATCCAATAAAGACATATGGAAACATAATCTATTATCAGGTTAA
- a CDS encoding phospho-sugar mutase gives MNWRGQFERWKSFDSLRQDLREELIKHENDEMYLEDSFYKNLEFGTGGMRGEIGAGTNRMNIYTIRKAAQGLAEYMKAAGEKALSRGVVIAHDNRRSSDEFALEAACTLGANGIKTYLFKELRPTPQLSFAVRHLHTHTGIMITASHNPPEYNGFKVYGEDGAQMVPEDADRLIEMVNAVENELTIQTAKKEELINQGLLEYVLDEIDESYGNALTSVTADKELVASVADDLSIVFTPLHGAAQKPMMDGFKRVGFKNVHSVLEQAVPDTEFSAVTSPNPEEHRAFDRAILLGDKRDADLLIATDPDGDRVGVAAKNSEGQFTVLTGNQTGALMLDYLLGKKKETNNLPENGIVLKTIVTSEMGRRIAGEFGIETLDVLTGFKFIGEKIRQFEASKERTYLFGYEESYGYLIEPFARDKDAIQSALLAAEVAGYYKKRGMTLYDGLLELYSRYGYYLEDLESFVFKGKSGAETMSQMMEAFRKQPLKEQAGQKVKWMEDYLEGTRVNVLDGSSEAIEFPSSNVIKVVLEDGSWYCLRPSGTEPKIKCYFGVRKDSLEESKTQLEKLKDSVLQKVNEMS, from the coding sequence ATGAATTGGAGAGGGCAATTTGAACGTTGGAAGTCATTTGACTCCCTGCGACAGGATTTACGTGAAGAGCTAATTAAACATGAAAACGATGAAATGTACTTAGAGGACAGCTTTTATAAGAATCTTGAATTTGGTACTGGTGGAATGCGTGGTGAGATCGGTGCAGGTACGAATCGAATGAACATATATACGATTCGCAAAGCTGCTCAAGGGTTGGCTGAGTATATGAAAGCAGCGGGCGAAAAAGCACTGTCTCGGGGTGTGGTTATTGCTCACGATAACCGAAGATCATCTGATGAATTCGCATTGGAAGCGGCTTGTACTTTAGGGGCGAATGGTATTAAGACATATTTGTTTAAAGAGCTTCGCCCAACTCCTCAGCTTTCATTTGCAGTAAGACACTTACATACTCATACCGGAATAATGATTACAGCCAGTCATAACCCTCCTGAATACAATGGTTTTAAGGTTTATGGGGAAGACGGAGCACAAATGGTTCCGGAGGACGCTGACCGGTTGATCGAAATGGTGAATGCCGTTGAAAACGAATTGACCATTCAAACTGCTAAAAAAGAGGAGCTTATCAACCAGGGCTTACTCGAATATGTGCTTGATGAAATAGATGAGTCATACGGTAACGCCCTCACTTCTGTAACTGCTGACAAAGAGCTTGTAGCTTCTGTAGCGGATGATTTGTCCATTGTATTTACACCATTACACGGTGCGGCACAAAAACCGATGATGGACGGTTTTAAACGCGTAGGATTTAAAAATGTTCATTCTGTTTTGGAACAAGCCGTTCCAGATACGGAGTTTTCAGCTGTAACTTCACCGAACCCCGAAGAACATCGAGCCTTTGACAGGGCGATTTTACTAGGAGATAAACGGGATGCTGACTTGTTAATTGCTACTGATCCAGACGGAGATCGTGTCGGGGTAGCGGCTAAAAATAGCGAAGGTCAATTCACGGTGTTAACTGGTAATCAAACGGGTGCTCTTATGCTCGATTATTTACTAGGTAAGAAAAAAGAGACGAATAATCTTCCTGAAAATGGTATCGTTCTTAAAACGATTGTTACCTCGGAAATGGGACGGCGAATTGCAGGAGAATTTGGCATTGAAACGTTAGATGTACTTACAGGCTTTAAATTTATAGGTGAAAAAATTCGTCAGTTTGAAGCAAGTAAGGAGCGTACTTATTTATTTGGTTATGAAGAAAGCTATGGTTATCTGATTGAACCCTTTGCTCGTGATAAAGATGCGATCCAATCGGCATTACTTGCTGCAGAGGTGGCAGGTTACTACAAAAAGCGTGGCATGACGCTTTATGACGGCCTTCTGGAGTTATATTCTCGATACGGCTACTACCTAGAAGACTTAGAATCGTTTGTATTTAAAGGGAAAAGCGGAGCTGAAACGATGTCACAAATGATGGAAGCTTTCCGAAAACAACCTTTGAAAGAGCAGGCTGGCCAAAAAGTAAAATGGATGGAAGATTATTTAGAAGGTACACGCGTGAATGTGCTGGACGGTAGCTCCGAAGCGATTGAGTTCCCATCTTCTAATGTAATTAAAGTTGTTTTAGAAGATGGTTCTTGGTATTGTCTACGTCCGTCAGGAACAGAACCGAAAATCAAATGTTATTTTGGTGTTCGAAAGGACTCTCTAGAAGAGAGCAAAACACAATTGGAAAAGCTCAAAGATTCTGTACTACAAAAGGTGAATGAAATGTCCTAA
- a CDS encoding aspartyl-phosphate phosphatase Spo0E family protein, producing the protein MVLLHDLKQYVEEKRQLMIRSASLNGFTSEETVRYSQELDELLNSYQQLTNRQNINKSVEEQA; encoded by the coding sequence ATGGTACTTTTACACGACTTAAAACAATATGTGGAAGAAAAACGTCAACTTATGATCCGCTCTGCTAGTTTAAATGGATTCACGTCAGAGGAAACAGTGAGGTACAGTCAAGAGCTGGATGAGCTGTTAAATTCCTATCAACAATTAACCAACCGGCAAAACATAAACAAAAGCGTTGAGGAACAGGCATGA
- a CDS encoding pentapeptide repeat-containing protein, giving the protein MTRDEHVKRVDFGGEQWNSRTFEKCSFVECSFKGADLQAIETERCIFDRCDFSGAKLNDSKHRASAFINCTFRVANLWTTSFHHCKLTGSTFEEATLVGVTIEEGDWSYVNFRMQDLSKQTFQHTQLKETDFYGANLKGANFSGADMKGAKLMKAQLENANLRGALVEAINFSELSLKGVHLDWHQAVLVAESYGAKVEA; this is encoded by the coding sequence GTGACTAGAGATGAACATGTTAAGCGTGTTGATTTTGGCGGGGAACAGTGGAACAGCCGGACGTTTGAAAAGTGTTCGTTTGTTGAATGTAGCTTTAAAGGAGCTGACTTACAAGCAATTGAAACTGAACGATGTATATTCGATCGTTGTGACTTTTCAGGTGCGAAATTAAATGATTCCAAGCACAGGGCTTCTGCTTTTATAAACTGCACATTTAGAGTAGCCAACTTATGGACAACTTCTTTCCATCATTGTAAACTTACGGGGTCCACTTTTGAAGAAGCAACTTTAGTTGGAGTGACCATTGAGGAAGGGGATTGGTCCTATGTTAACTTTAGAATGCAAGACCTATCTAAACAGACCTTTCAACATACACAACTAAAAGAAACGGATTTCTACGGAGCTAACCTAAAGGGTGCAAACTTTTCAGGAGCTGATATGAAAGGCGCAAAGCTTATGAAAGCCCAGCTGGAAAATGCGAATTTAAGAGGTGCTCTCGTTGAAGCAATTAACTTTTCAGAGCTCTCACTTAAAGGTGTCCATCTCGATTGGCATCAAGCAGTTCTTGTTGCTGAAAGTTACGGAGCCAAAGTCGAAGCATAG
- a CDS encoding peptide chain release factor 3 produces MTTELPRRTFAIISHPDAGKTTLTEKVLFLGGSIRDAGTVKGKKSGKFATSDWMEIEKQRGISVTSSVMQLIYNDVQINILDTPGHQDFSEDTYRTLTAVDTAVMVIDSVKGIEAQTLKLFKVCKMRGIPILTFINKLDREGKEPLDLLSEIEEVLEMETYPVNWPIGMGKTLKGIYSREKNKIEVHNASHERVTVDYEEQTILENFEKEKLEEDIMLLDEAGNEFTTEKVRNGELTPVFFGSALSSFGVQSFLDEFVHLAAPPQPRKASGDLIDPDSETFTGFIFKIQANMNPNHRDRIAFLRVCSGKFNRGMEVMLSRTGKKIKLSQSHSFFASDRETVNDAMPGDIIGLYDSGNFEVGDTLVSGSEAYRYEEMPQFPPEKFAKVTAKNALKHKQYHKGMKQLVQEGTIQLYRTPYFDDYIIGAVGELQFQVFEYRMKNEYKVDIEFQHMTHELARWVTGGEVTDNMTDSRKMLVKDQQERSVLLFENEFALRFFQDKFPDLKLSTGWEILE; encoded by the coding sequence ATGACAACCGAATTACCAAGACGAACGTTTGCAATCATCTCTCACCCGGATGCTGGTAAAACAACGCTCACTGAAAAAGTGTTGTTCCTAGGTGGAAGTATCCGTGATGCAGGGACGGTTAAAGGAAAGAAGAGCGGAAAATTCGCTACTTCTGACTGGATGGAAATTGAAAAGCAACGGGGAATCTCCGTTACATCCAGTGTGATGCAGCTAATTTATAACGACGTACAAATCAATATATTGGACACCCCAGGTCACCAAGACTTTAGTGAAGATACGTACCGTACGTTGACTGCTGTAGATACTGCAGTCATGGTGATCGATAGCGTAAAAGGAATCGAAGCACAAACTCTTAAACTGTTTAAGGTCTGTAAAATGCGGGGAATTCCAATCCTAACATTTATTAATAAACTGGACCGAGAAGGAAAAGAACCTTTAGATTTACTTTCTGAAATCGAGGAAGTTCTCGAAATGGAAACGTATCCAGTGAACTGGCCGATCGGTATGGGTAAAACACTCAAAGGTATCTACAGTCGAGAGAAAAATAAAATCGAAGTTCACAATGCCAGTCATGAGCGTGTCACTGTCGATTACGAAGAACAAACGATACTCGAAAACTTCGAGAAAGAAAAACTCGAAGAAGACATCATGCTTTTAGATGAAGCCGGCAATGAGTTTACAACGGAGAAAGTCCGTAACGGAGAGCTAACGCCAGTCTTTTTTGGGAGTGCCTTATCCAGTTTTGGTGTACAGTCATTTCTAGATGAATTCGTTCATCTTGCTGCTCCGCCTCAACCACGAAAAGCGTCTGGTGACTTGATTGATCCTGACAGTGAGACGTTTACTGGGTTTATTTTCAAGATTCAAGCGAACATGAACCCAAATCACCGAGACCGAATCGCCTTTTTACGTGTATGCTCAGGGAAATTTAACCGGGGAATGGAAGTCATGCTTTCCCGTACCGGTAAAAAAATTAAGCTTTCTCAATCTCACTCGTTTTTCGCATCTGATCGCGAAACTGTAAATGATGCGATGCCAGGTGATATTATCGGCCTTTATGATTCCGGAAACTTCGAAGTTGGAGATACTCTTGTTAGTGGCAGTGAAGCTTATCGCTATGAAGAAATGCCACAATTCCCGCCGGAAAAATTCGCTAAAGTCACTGCAAAAAATGCCTTAAAGCATAAGCAATACCATAAAGGGATGAAACAGCTCGTTCAAGAAGGAACAATTCAGCTTTACCGTACACCATATTTTGACGACTACATTATCGGTGCTGTCGGTGAACTTCAGTTCCAAGTGTTTGAGTACCGTATGAAAAACGAGTACAAAGTCGATATCGAGTTTCAGCATATGACGCACGAACTTGCGCGCTGGGTTACTGGCGGGGAAGTGACAGACAATATGACAGATAGTCGTAAAATGCTCGTAAAAGATCAACAGGAACGCTCTGTATTGCTCTTTGAAAATGAATTTGCTCTCCGGTTCTTCCAAGATAAATTCCCTGATTTAAAGCTCTCTACTGGTTGGGAAATTTTAGAATAA